Proteins encoded in a region of the Ziziphus jujuba cultivar Dongzao chromosome 3, ASM3175591v1 genome:
- the LOC132803345 gene encoding probable glutathione S-transferase isoform X1 produces MAQSESQKKQRDRRKKRKREKEDQNQQEEEKDGNGGEDEVLRRDPFEVFGRDIMLKILRNLDARSVALSLLVSRGWHSVASSDRLWSSKCEELWLGKAHIPRLSQIRGLSKLAAYSLSVMDGKRTRIMKDDLCDHVWEFHFNELHGAWASPFSCRVVWALKLKGIPYENIEEDLPNKSKLILQYNPVHKKIRVLVHGRKPICESMIIIEYIDETWPQNPLLPSDPYQRALTRFWVKFAEDKGFAVWTLFRSSGEEQEKAKNESLESLRTIEEHGLGNKKFFGGEEIGIVDIAFGWMSLWLGIIEEIVGVKLLEAHLFPRLYAWTKNFKEVHVIKQNLPDCHELLLLFKGVREQALGSSSSSS; encoded by the exons ATGGCGCAGAGCGAGTCGCAGAAAAAGCAGAGGGACAGGCGGAAGAAGAGGAAGCGAGAGAAGGAAGACCAAAaccaacaagaagaagaaaaagatggaaATGGTGGTGAAGATGAGGTTCTCAGGAGGGACCCATTTGAGGTTTTCGGTCGAGATATAATGTTGAAGATACTGCGCAACCTCGACGCACGCAGCGTGGCACTCTCTCTCCTTGTTTCACGTGGTTGGCACAGCGTTGCTTCCAGTGATCGCCTTTGGAGCTCCAAG TGTGAGGAATTGTGGCTTGGAAAAGCACACATACCTCGCTTGTCACAAATCAGGGGATTATCGAAGTTGGCTGCCTATTCATTATCTGTCATGGATGGCAAGCGA ACGCGGATTATGAAGGATGACTTATGTGACCATGTTTGGGAGTTTCATTTCAACGAG TTACATGGAGCTTGGGCTAGTCCTTTTAGTTGCAGAGTGGTTTGGGCTCTAAAACTAAAAGGCATACCATATGAAAACATAGAAGAAGACCTTCCCAACAAAAGCAAGTTGATATTACAATACAATCCAGTTCATAAGAAGATCCGAGTTCTCGTTCATGGCAGAAAACCCATTTGTGAGTCCATGATCATCATTGAATACATCGATGAAACATGGCCTCAAAATCCCTTGCTTCCTTCTGATCCCTACCAGAGAGCCCTTACTCGGTTTTGGGTTAAATTCGCCGAAGATAAG GGTTTTGCAGTTTGGACATTATTCAGAAGTTCAGGAGAAGAACAAGAAAAGGCGAAGAACGAGAGTTTGGAATCTCTGAGAACTATAGAAGAGCATGGACTTGGAAACAAAAAGTTTTTTGGAGGAGAAGAAATTGGAATAGTGGATATTGCTTTTGGTTGGATGTCTCTGTGGCTTGGAATCATTGAAGAAATAGTAGGTGTGAAATTGCTTGAAGCTCATCTATTTCCTCGTTTATATGCATGGACCAAAAACTTCAAAGAAGTCCATGTGATCAAACAGAACCTTCCTGATTGCCATGAATTGTTGTTGCTTTTCAAGGGTGTGAGGGAACAGGCATTaggatcttcttcttcttcttcataa
- the LOC132803345 gene encoding probable glutathione S-transferase isoform X2 — MAQSESQKKQRDRRKKRKREKEDQNQQEEEKDGNGGEDEVLRRDPFEVFGRDIMLKILRNLDARSVALSLLVSRGWHSVASSDRLWSSKTRIMKDDLCDHVWEFHFNELHGAWASPFSCRVVWALKLKGIPYENIEEDLPNKSKLILQYNPVHKKIRVLVHGRKPICESMIIIEYIDETWPQNPLLPSDPYQRALTRFWVKFAEDKGFAVWTLFRSSGEEQEKAKNESLESLRTIEEHGLGNKKFFGGEEIGIVDIAFGWMSLWLGIIEEIVGVKLLEAHLFPRLYAWTKNFKEVHVIKQNLPDCHELLLLFKGVREQALGSSSSSS, encoded by the exons ATGGCGCAGAGCGAGTCGCAGAAAAAGCAGAGGGACAGGCGGAAGAAGAGGAAGCGAGAGAAGGAAGACCAAAaccaacaagaagaagaaaaagatggaaATGGTGGTGAAGATGAGGTTCTCAGGAGGGACCCATTTGAGGTTTTCGGTCGAGATATAATGTTGAAGATACTGCGCAACCTCGACGCACGCAGCGTGGCACTCTCTCTCCTTGTTTCACGTGGTTGGCACAGCGTTGCTTCCAGTGATCGCCTTTGGAGCTCCAAG ACGCGGATTATGAAGGATGACTTATGTGACCATGTTTGGGAGTTTCATTTCAACGAG TTACATGGAGCTTGGGCTAGTCCTTTTAGTTGCAGAGTGGTTTGGGCTCTAAAACTAAAAGGCATACCATATGAAAACATAGAAGAAGACCTTCCCAACAAAAGCAAGTTGATATTACAATACAATCCAGTTCATAAGAAGATCCGAGTTCTCGTTCATGGCAGAAAACCCATTTGTGAGTCCATGATCATCATTGAATACATCGATGAAACATGGCCTCAAAATCCCTTGCTTCCTTCTGATCCCTACCAGAGAGCCCTTACTCGGTTTTGGGTTAAATTCGCCGAAGATAAG GGTTTTGCAGTTTGGACATTATTCAGAAGTTCAGGAGAAGAACAAGAAAAGGCGAAGAACGAGAGTTTGGAATCTCTGAGAACTATAGAAGAGCATGGACTTGGAAACAAAAAGTTTTTTGGAGGAGAAGAAATTGGAATAGTGGATATTGCTTTTGGTTGGATGTCTCTGTGGCTTGGAATCATTGAAGAAATAGTAGGTGTGAAATTGCTTGAAGCTCATCTATTTCCTCGTTTATATGCATGGACCAAAAACTTCAAAGAAGTCCATGTGATCAAACAGAACCTTCCTGATTGCCATGAATTGTTGTTGCTTTTCAAGGGTGTGAGGGAACAGGCATTaggatcttcttcttcttcttcataa
- the LOC132799179 gene encoding probable glutathione S-transferase has protein sequence MADVKLHGAWASPFSCRVVWALKLKGVPYENIEEDLPNNKSKLLLQYNPVHKKIPVLVHGGKPICESMIIIEYIDETWLQNPLLPSDPYQRALARFWVKFAEDKSSVVWTLLRSSGEEREKAKNESLEVLKTIEEHGLGDKKFFGGEEIGIVDIAFGWMSLWLGVIEEIVGVKLLEAHLFPRLYAWTKNFKEVPVIKQNLPDRHELLLHCKGVREKSLGSSSSS, from the exons ATGGCAGATGTAAAGTTACATGGAGCTTGGGCAAGTCCTTTTAGTTGCAGAGTGGTTTGGGCTCTGAAACTAAAAGGCGTACCATATGAAAACATAGAAGAAGACCTTCCCAATAACAAGAGCAAGTTGCTATTACAATACAATCCAGTTCATAAGAAGATCCCAGTTCTCGTTCATGGCGGCAAACCCATTTGTGAGTCCATGATCATCATTGAATACATCGATGAAACATGGCTTCAAAACCCTTTGCTTCCTTCTGATCCCTACCAGAGAGCCCTTGCTCGGTTTTGGGTTAAATTCGCCGAAGATAAG AGTTCCGTAGTTTGGACCTTGTTGAGAAGTTCAGGAGAAGAACGAGAAAAAGCAAAGAATGAGAGCTTGGAAGTTCTGAAAACAATAGAAGAACATGGTCTTGGAGACAAAAAGTTTTTTGGAGGAGAAGAAATTGGAATAGTGGATATCGCTTTTGGTTGGATGTCTCTGTGGCTTGGCGTTATTGAAGAAATAGTAGGTGTGAAATTGCTTGAAGCTCATTTATTTCCTCGTTTATATGCATGGACCAAAAACTTCAAAGAAGTCCCTGTGATCAAACAGAACCTTCCTGATCGCCATGAATTGTTGTTGCATTGCAAGGGTGTGAGGGAAAAGTCATTAggatcttcttcttcatcatga
- the LOC132799202 gene encoding probable glutathione S-transferase, with protein sequence MANVKLHGAWASPFSCRVVWALKLKGIPYENIEEDIPNNKSKLLLQYNPVHKKIPVLVHGGKPVCESMIIIEYIDETWPQKPFLPSDPYQRARARFWVKFADDKSFVVRTLLISSGEEQEKAKNESLEFLRTIEEHGLGNKKFFGGEEIGIVDIAFGWMSLWLGVFEEIVGVKLLEAHIFPRLYAWTKNFKEVPVIKQNLPDRHELLLLFKGVREKSLGSSSSS encoded by the exons atggcaaatgtAAAATTACATGGAGCTTGGGCTAGTCCTTTTAGTTGTAGAGTGGTTTGGGCTCTGAAACTAAAAGGCATACCATATGAAAACATAGAAGAAGACATTCCCAATAACAAGAGCAAGTTGCTATTACAATACAATCCAGTTCATAAGAAGATCCCAGTTCTCGTTCATGGTGGAAAACCCGTTTGTGAGTCCATGATCATCATTGAATACATCGATGAAACATGGCCTCAAAAACCCTTTCTTCCTTCTGATCCCTATCAGAGAGCCCGTGCTCGGTTTTGGGTTAAATTTGCAGACGATAAG AGTTTTGTAGTTCGGACATTACTCATAAGTTCAGGAGAAGAACAAGAAAAGGCAAAAAACGAGAGCTTGGAATTTCTGAGAACTATAGAAGAGCATGGTCTTGGAAACAAAAAGTTTTTTGGAGGAGAAGAAATTGGAATAGTGGATATTGCTTTTGGTTGGATGTCTCTGTGGCTTGGAGTTTTTGAAGAAATAGTAGGTGTGAAATTGCTTGAAGCTCATATATTTCCTCGTTTATATGCATGGACCAAAAACTTCAAAGAAGTCCCTGTGATCAAACAGAACCTTCCTGATCGCCATGAATTGTTGTTGCTTTTCAAGGGTGTGAGGGAAAAGTCATTAggatcttcttcttcatcgtgA
- the LOC107405983 gene encoding probable glutathione S-transferase: MIIKHFHKLNHISQILLSEMSGLKLHGAWASPFAFRVKWALKLKGIPFEYIEEDLYNKSKMLLHYNPIHKKVPVLVHGGKPICESMLIIEYIEETWPQNPLLPNDPYEKALARFWVKFADDKGPAVFKVYKSRGEELEKAKQESLEMLRTVEKHGLGDKKFFGGEKIGIVDIAFGWMVQWLGAIEEVGGVKLLESDEFPRLHAWINNFKEVHVIKENLPDHHDLVAQLKVLREMLLGQSSS; the protein is encoded by the exons ATGattataaaacattttcacaagtTGAACCATATTTCACAAATTCTTCTATCTGAAATGTCAGGGTTGAAGCTACATGGAGCATGGGCTAGTCCTTTTGCTTTCAGGGTGAAATGGGCTCTGAAACTAAAAGGCATACCATTTGAATACATAGAAGAAGACCTCTATAACAAGAGCAAGATGCTTTTGCACTACAACCCAATTCACAAGAAAGTCCCGGTTCTTGTTCATGGTGGAAAACCCATCTGTGAATCCATGCTCATCATTGAATACATTGAAGAGACATGGCCACAAAACCCCTTGCTTCCAAACGATCCTTATGAGAAAGCTCTGGCTCGGTTTTGGGTGAAATTCGCAGATGATAAG GGTCCTGCAGTTTTTAAAGTGTATAAAAGTAGAGGTGAAGAACTAGAGAAGGCTAAGCAGGAGAGCTTGGAGATGCTGAGGACCGTAGAGAAACATGGTCTTGGAGACAAAAAGTTTTTTGGAGGAGAAAAAATTGGAATAGTGGATATAGCATTTGGTTGGATGGTTCAGTGGCTCGGAGCTATCGAAGAGGTAGGCGGTGTCAAGCTGCTTGAAAGCGATGAATTTCCTCGATTGCATGCTTGGATTAATAACTTCAAGGAAGTCCATGTTATCAAAGAAAATCTGCCTGATCATCATGATTTGGTGGCCCAGCTTAAGGTTTTGAGGGAAATGTTGCTAGGACAATCTTCTTCATGA